From the genome of Nicotiana sylvestris chromosome 1, ASM39365v2, whole genome shotgun sequence:
AATGGCAGAAAACGCTAAAGGGAGAAAGAAAACAAAGGTGCCGGAAATTTAAAGAAGGAAAAGCATGGGTTTCAAAAGCTTCAAAAAATGCAACAACGCAAGTAAGAAATACCTATCCCTATTTATAAGAATATGGGCACCCTGATCGAGAAAGCTCAAATGCTGTAATATATTAGGAACATACGTCGTAATAACGCATGATGAAATGACGTCATTTCAGATTGACGTAACGGTCAGATAAGACTCTTAAAGCTCCATGTCATCATCTCACCATAAAAAGGTCACTTCTCGGCCGACATGCTCAGATTTCTCAAAATTGCAACTGGCGAAGTTCGCCCATCGAGCTCGTCCAAAGACAAACCCTACGgctggagggactaactgtataggtcaaaatctgaTTAAGGGGACCTTGCCTGAAAGGGAACAATCAAGAATCAATTAGGCCGAGGTCATGCTTAAGAAGTAACGTTGGCGAGCCGAGTAGCTAAGGCCGAGGTCGAGCATTCAGATCGGCCAAAACGGCTAGTTTAGCAATAAGATATTTTAAAGGAATATTCTGCAGAATATTAATTGCACGTGTACTTTCAGTAGGTAAGGGATATGTTCCATATAagtagggagagagagagagagagggataTGTAATATTTTGTATGATAAGCTCTCTCTAGAAAAGTTGACTCGGAAGTAACTACAAACAATATATTTTCACAAGATCCGATTTGTTGTTGGTCCCAAGCTTTCTCACATCAGATCCGATAAAGTTTTCTATATTCGCACGTTTGATTACCTTACATCACGGTCAGAGGGATAATCATCCACCTTACTGAACATTTGGCTGAATCATTCTctctatttatatttattaccatTCATCATATTTATTGCTTGTCCTTATATTCTCATTCATTCATAACAATATCATTAAATACCCCCTTAGTATTTAATAACTTTGAATGCGGTTTTTATATTATTTCTATCCACCAATCTTGGATCCCgaatttaatatatttaactaGAATTTACTCATTATcatttatttaattagtttaccAGAAAAGGTTCAACACATTTTGGTCAAAGAAAGGAGTATTAAGGAGATGGAATGAGGAGAATTCAATCATTTTGGTCATAGTTGAGCCATTCTTTTTTCTGTTGTTGTATTATATAAGAGACAGGTTGGAACATGAATAATATACTGAATTTAATATTTGCATATAGCGAATTTCAATATTTGTAAACACTAGTTTGTATATCGGTATTGCAAATACTGAAATTCGAATATGAAGTGTTATATGCAATATTGGTTTAAAGATACATTTTAGGTGAAATGCTACTCCTTTCGTCCCAATTTATATGACACTTTTCGCTTTTGTCAGTTTAATTAATCTTCAAAGCTAAATTAGATTAGATCAATTCAAATTGCTTTTGTCGGTTTAATTAATCTTCGAAACTGAATTGGATTAGATCaattcaatattttaaaatttaaaattaaatattcAAAACTATAAAAAAAAAAGTACTATAAATTTCAATTCTTCTCATGTCAAtatcataaaaaatatattttaaagtaTTAGTCAATGATTGTGTTTAAACAAAAGTGTCACATAAATTGAGACATAGGGAGTAGTTTGTTTTTTCTCCCAAATTTTATCTTTCGCAACTTTTTTTCCAAGTAAAACTAATGTTCAAAGACAACTTCACTTTGATAATGTTTTCCTCGATTTTAGCTTCAAATGCTAATTTTTCAATGCAAAAATTATTCAAATGCCTACTTATTAGTTTTGGGAAATGAAAAATATATTTGGACAAACCAAGAATGGCCCAAATGTCTAGAATGGGGATATAATGGTAACTTCGCACGGCTTTTGAGGGCATAATGGATATTTGTGCATTTTCGTTTTTCATATATACCCTTTGGCAGATTTttcgttttaatttttttttttcaataattcTCTCTCACTAATTTAATTGTCTTACCTTCCTAAGATGCATGCTTCATCATTTTCTGTAAAGCACATATACATATACTATACTAAATACACtaaaatatacatataatataccaATTAATTAAAATACACTAAAATATACAGATAATATAATAGAGGAAATACGTATAAAAATTAAACTACTGGTATTTATGATTAAAGTGGTCACTTTCTAACCCTAAATACTTAATATATTTGGCCAAACCTAAAAAGCTTTTCCAGCCCCCATTTTTCtatctttgttttctctttcttcatcTCTTATCTTTCTTAGAGTTAGATTAAGGAATGGACCACGGGAAGAGGAATAATGCTTCAAAAGTTTATGTAGTGTTTCGTGGTAAGAGGCCTGGATTGTACATCTCTTGGCATCGGTGTGCTCCTATGGTTATTGGTGTCAAGGGCAGCATGTTCAAGGCCTTCAAAACGTATGATGATGCCATAGCAGCTTTTAATGAGTTTAGAAATGGACCCCAAGCTGATAATATATTAGCATCGAAGGTGTATGTGGTATTTCGTTGTAAAAAGTTAGGATTATACAACTCTTGGTGTGAATGTGCTCCTATGGTTATAGGTTTCAAAGGAAGCATCTTCAAGTCTTACAAATCTTATGTTGAAGCAGTAGCAACATTCAATGAATTCCAAAAAGAAAATGTTTACAGTGAAGAACAATCTTTAAGTTTGTGTGTTGATGAAAGTGATGTTGGAGCAAGTGCTATGTCATCTGTGTTGTTAGCTGAATTGTTTGTAGGGATGAAGATTTCAAAAAATTGTTCAGTTTGATTGTTGATAAGAGTATTTTGTTCAGCTTTTGATTATTGTTTAGTTTGGTTATTATCAGTTTGATTGTTTAGTTTGATTTGTTACTGGTTGCCGCATTCAATCTCAGTAGAATAGAGTATTTAGGATGCCAAAGCCTTTGTCTTTTGTACTCCATgttggaatgaaataaaatatgtctcttgaattttttttaaaaaaatatattttgaacTGAACTGAATGTTTTAATTTGTCTATATTGTTGGAACTTTGTAAGTGCCAAAGTGTGatcattttgaaattgttttaatCCGTACCACATTGATTCATAAGCACTCAACTATCTTCAAGTACTCATCAACTATCTTCATAAGTTCAGTATGTGCTATATTTTGCATCTTGAAGTACTAAACTATTTTCATATTTATAGACAATACATTTTCCTATTGTCCAATATTGGTGTCATAGGTTAAATGTGCTATATTAATTTGGAAAATAAATTGACCAATTTTAGAGGACTTAAGTAGTTCAATGTAAATGTTACTATTAGTACTTTCATTTCTCTAGGCATCAAACGAACAGTTGCAATATTGAAGACAATAGGACTGTTTTGTTAACTTGAATCAAACGATCATTATGCCTCACTGTTTTTTGAAGGGTTTTCTATACCCTTTTGTTGTATCATCAAACTCTATTTTTGCTAATACAAGACCCCAGGTAATCTGGAAAAAGatcataaaaaatataaaaattaaaaaaagattcAAAACATAATAATAATTTCATTCATTAATATTAGATTGCATGATAACATCACCAAAAcataacaagaaaaataaaaacatcaCCATAAGGGGTAGACAATTTCATAGACTATTAGAAAAACATCACCATAATCAAAAAGACAACATGAGATAAAACTTCATAATCCATGGACTACTCAATATTCTGGTTCACGAAAGGAGACTTTGAGGTCTTGGAGGCGGATTCGGTATCACTAGTGATAACAATGATAGATTTGCTCTTAGCTCCATTCTGGACGAATGGTGTGGGCATATCGTCAAGCATAGTATAGAGTGAAGTTAGGGGATGCTCCTCCAACATCACACTTTTTAGGTAATCAATGCTTGAATCACGAACCACCCTCTCAATCAATTCATTAATCTCATGCTTCAGCTTGCTATAGTCACTCTTAAGATCTTGGTACAAAATATTATGACTAACTGGTGAACCATGGAGCGGTTGTTCAACAGCTTTCTTGGTCGGAGTCCTATCCATCGTTATGCTTAGATGTAGTAGTATTTTCAGTTTGATTGTTTTATGTAGGTCTAGCATATTTTATGAAAAATATGTAGGGAGGATTATAATCTCTCAATTATAATAGCTATTCCACTTTCCAATAGGAATTAAAGTCTCTTTGTAAAGACCCTATGCAACCATTACACTTCTCAATGCCATATCCGCTCCTCCATACGGATATTACACATCCTAGCAGCCCCTTCCACTCCTCCATGCATCCATTGCACATCCCAGTAGCCCCTTCCACTCCTTCATGCAACCATTATACTTTCCAATAGTTTATTTTACTCCTCTATGCACCATTACACTCCTCCATGAATATAATTAATTATAGAAACTTGTCTTTAATTTATCCATAGGATTTTTTTTAAACTTCTGCCATATAGTGGCAGTGCACTTCATAGATTTTATCTCATAGTCTTACCTTAGAAGACTTGATTAATCCATGTAAAGATTATTTGATCCGTGTTTAGGTTTAGGCTCTCTTTTGATTTAGGTTcgtttaggtttaggtttaggtttttATTTTCCGTGTTGCTTTTTCCACTTCTCTATGAGCAAATTAATGTCgatttttaaactttttttgaaaaaaaaataataatcttcCTAGTCTTGTTCTTCGTTGTAAAATGATATAAAAGAATTGGGGGACTTCTGCactaaatatattatttaatgACTTCCCAATTTTAATTGGCTATTTATAAACATGTAgtctttttaaaataaataaatataacaaTAATAAATGAAAAAACACAAACAATATTATAAAGAACAATCATATTAATCCATTACTATGATCCATTTGAAGTCATTACATATAACTAAAGAGAAGAAATTATCAAGCTAAGCATTAGTTAATCCTAGCTCTTCAACAGAGAAGATCACAGCCTCTGGTGTAGCCTCAACTAGTTCAAAGAGAAAAACATTCCCTTTCTTCAGATTATTGTCGACAACACATTGTTTCCACCCGTAGACGAGTCTTCTCCGAACACAACTTGTGAGAGTCACAACCCACTCCTTCCCATTACATCGAAGCATTGTTTTAACCGAAATAGGAGGAAGATAGCCACATATACTCTTTGGAATAAACTACAAGAACATAATGTATAGATAGAGTTTAGGGTTCATTGGTAGTTGGGATAATCAAAAGTtatcaaatcatgaaaatttaagaaaaataaaattaccaGAAAATCACGCTTAATGAACGATTTGGGCACCTTCATCCGAAACCATGGATAGAATTCTTCTTCAATCCATCTGTTAGCATTGATGTTTAGAGTATCTATTTTGTTTAGAGAGTTGGAGATGTTTTCTTGTGTTTAAGAGAAATACAAAGAGTAAAAACTTTCAATTTCCCTCcaattatatttttaattttccCTTTGTTTCCCTCCGAAAATTGTATTTAACATTTTAATCCAAAAATGTTTTCTTGTTTTCCATCCTAAAAAAGAAGCTAGAATACATTAGTCCTAAAATTTAATCATGATTTCCCTTTTATTATAATTAAAATTaaccaataaaaatatatataattatatatttactATTATATAAATAAGGTAATATGTATGACTTTAATTAATGAAATTATATAGACGCCTATTATACAAGCGGTCGATATTACTATGAATCACAATGATATAACTATCATAGGCTATATGACTGCaaccatattagtgaatggacttatatggttgctatggGCCTATACGTATGACCTTAATGGATGAAATTATATAGACGGTCAATTATTGTGAATCGCAATGATGTAATTATCATAGGTcatatgactacaaccatattagtgaatggacttataCGGTTGCTATAGGCCGATAATTATGACCTTAATATAAATAGCTATTATATAAACAATCGATATTACTatgaatcacaacgatataattagcTTAGGTcatatgactacaaccatattagtgaaCGGACTTATACGGTTGCTATATGCCGATAATTATGACCTTAATATAAATAGCTATTATATAAGCAATCGATATTACTatgaatcacaacgatataattatCTTAGGTTATATGAGTACaaccatattagtgaatggacttatatggttgctataggccgataCGTATGACCTTAATATAAATAGCTATTATATAAACGGTCGATATTACTATGAATCACAATGATATAATTAGCATAGGTAAGcatattagtgaatggacttatatggttgctataggccgataCGTATGACCTTAATATAAACGGCTATTATACAAGCGGTCAATATTACTATGAATCGCAATGATGTAATTATCATAGGTCATATGACTACGaccatattagtgaatggacttatatggttactataggccgatacgtatgaccttaatgaatgaaattacATAGACGGTCAATTATTGTGAATCACAACGATGTAATTATCATAGGTcatatgactacaaccatattagtgaatggacttatatggttgctatagtGTCACGACCAAAAcatcgacccggtcgtgatggcgtctatcgtgaaactaggccagccaacacaactcccgaatcaaccattttctaataaaagttgttttatactatttataaaccaataatctcataatgaaactcaaaagaaaagtgcggaataattacacaagcccgacattggggtgtcactagtcatgagcatctaccaaggtctgaatacaacaagagtccaaaaaatgtactaaatacagtaatgaaaatgagaggaaggaaagcAGTGCTacgaacgtcgtgcagccacctttctaactctgatgactctgcctctagGCAATCCACACCCGCTACggggttccgaaatacctgaatctgcacacgaggtacagagagtaatgtgagtactccaacccagtaagtaataagagtaaataaagactgagcagcaAGAAAATACGTCAGCCACGTCATAACACCACAGTGATTACAACATGCTCCCAAATCAGGATAccattcaaatcatttcgttaaactcctaacttcagtaaaatcctttaaaataatctttctaacattttcaatataggtttaatgaaatatatacATAGTGAAAGTGATTAAAATCATAATTgacccctcgggcaaagcatagtttgtaaacagcccctcggcaaaacagaaattcataaccatttcataacttaaaacttccgtttaaatgaaagttgtttaaagcatttgttcaaccttttcaacagaggctcggtctaaagatgagtgaatgcgataattaaatcaacatatttgatagaaactcactttaaggaaaagtgaaaaatgctaagttcataaccaggcctctcaggcaaagcatcactcatgtacatgtatatatatagcccctcgggcaagcctctcagtcactcatgactcaactcttaccaatcagccctca
Proteins encoded in this window:
- the LOC138872583 gene encoding uncharacterized protein, which gives rise to MDHGKRNNASKVYVVFRGKRPGLYISWHRCAPMVIGVKGSMFKAFKTYDDAIAAFNEFRNGPQADNILASKVYVVFRCKKLGLYNSWCECAPMVIGFKGSIFKSYKSYVEAVATFNEFQKENVYSEEQSLSLCVDESDVGASAMSSVLLAELFVGMKISKNCSV